Proteins encoded within one genomic window of Camelina sativa cultivar DH55 chromosome 19, Cs, whole genome shotgun sequence:
- the LOC104766706 gene encoding uncharacterized protein LOC104766706, which translates to MIARHYICHPYHNHSTLGRTDNSMVNTPMVQCYPSSSTMQLNSNPSFLAPISRGHDITTMTRGISDSWLPSHGSNQVNSIGSSNVWVTDKPFLEQVQHIMMESEFYTMVYGDSSAGRDETGGNGNDMEVEAAAMEAEEPMETEESATLVDVAMGTGNGISG; encoded by the exons ATGATAGCTAGGCATTATATTTGCCATCCATATCACAATCACAg TACCCTTGGAAGAACCGACAACTCAATGGTTAATACACCAATGGTTCAGTGTTATCCAAGCAGCAGcacaatgcaactaaactctaatccGTCATTTTTGGCACCGATCTCACGTGGTCATGACATAACAACCATGACTAGAGGAATCTCAGATTCTTGGTTACCTTCACATGGTTCGAACCAAGTCAATAGCATTGGCTCCTCTAACGTATGGGTGACTGATAAGCCTTTCTTGGAGCAGGTGCAACACATCATGATGGAAAGCGAGTTCTACACCATGGTTTATGGTGACAGTTCTGCCGGCAGAGACGAGACCGGTGGCAATGGAAACGACATGGAGGTGGAAGCGGCAGCCATGGAGGCGGAGGAACCAATGGAAACGGAGGAATCGGCAACGTTGGTGGATGTGGCAATGGGAACCGGCAATGGGATAAGTGGCTAA